GCACGCAACGGAATGCTGTGGCTTTGGGTAAAGGTGCCGTGGCTGTATACCTGCCGGCCGATCACATCATACACCACTACCGTAACAGGCGCAGAAGCCCGCACACTGGCCACCTCACGCGTGCCCCGATCAGCAGGGTTGGGGTATACCTGTAGTGTGAGCCCGGCTTCCGGATCGGGAACTACGGCATTGTTTCCGGCCGTTTGCTGCAATAAGTATAAGCCACCTCCCTGCGTGCCGATAGCCAGATACAGGTTAGCATCGCCTCCCAGTGGAGCCGCCGTTATACTTAAGCCCTTGCCCAGTCGGGTGGAGTGCCGTTGTCCTGTCAGGTCATTTTCCAGCACCTTTGTTTCCGGAACAAGTATGGCTTCCAGGGCCAGGTGCCGGGTAAAATCGCGGTAGATGCTCAGGAGTCCCCGGTCATCCACAGTCAGCAGGTCAGATTGGCCGTCTCCGTCCACATCGGCCACGGCCGGACGCAGGTTCCGCAGCATCACCTCCAGGCCGATGGCGCCTACACGGCTGTTTTCCAGCGTAAATGTTGCCTGCTCAAAACTGCCGGTATTCCGGTAAAAGGCCAAGGTGCCGTTTGCTTTGCCCAGCACCAGGTCCTGGTCGCCATCCTCGTCGGCATCAAAAAAGGCCGGGGCATCGCCCGCTTCCAGCAGCATAATGTCGCGGAGGTTGGCAAAATTAAACTGCATGGGCGCACCTTTGACGCCGGCGTTCGGGAGGTAACGCAAGGCCGTTTTTCCTGTTTCTGCTTCCTGGTAGGCCAGCACCAGGTCCAGAAGCCCGTCACCATTCAGGTCTGTAAACCCGGGATTTATACTTTTAAAGTTATTGAAAGACAGGTTCAGGTAATCATCGGTTACCTGCAGAAAGGCGGGCGAAGCGGCAGAGCCAGTGTTTTTGAAGAAGCTGATAGAAGCACTGTAACGGCCGTTGCGCAGGGCGGCATAGTTACCAACAAGCAGATCCAGGTCACCGTCGGCATCCAGGTCGGCAAATGCCGGAAAAGCGCCTTCGCTCAGATCCAGCATCTGGTGCTGCAGAAAATCGTCCTGCACAAAATCAAATACCGGCTTATTCTCGGCTCCCTTGTTCTGATAAAGCCACGTGGATTGCGCCAGGTTGATATCCCTGAGATCGTGCGTGGACTGCGGCGCTACCAGCAGATCGGGAATGCCGTCGAAGGTCACGTCTTCGTAATACGCTGCCGGAAAAATGTTAAAACTGGCCGGCTTAGAAGCCGGAAAGCGGGTGTCAAAACTGCGCATGGCGGCATTGTCGCGGGTGCCCTGGTTGGGCAGCAGCACCAGGTCGTTGCACATCAGCGCCCCCATCAGCAGGTCTTTGTCGTTGTCGGCATCCAGGTCCAGCAGCAGCACCGACGAGCCGCTGTGCCCGGTATGCTGCGGGGCCGCCACCCGGCACTGGGCATTGAATGAAAAGGAATTGCAGCCCTCGCACTCGGTAATGTTTCCCCACCAGTTGGTTTGCTGCACATACTTCAGCGTGCCGCAGGGCAAGCCTTCTTCGGCCTGCATGTTGCGGTAATGCTCCAGGGTATAGCCCTGCGAAAACTCCGCCACCACTATATCCAGATCGCCATCGCCGTCCATATCGGTAATGGCAGGTATATCGCTGCTGTTCATCTGCAGGTTCACGTTGCGGCTGCCGTAGAGCAGCGTT
This window of the Pontibacter liquoris genome carries:
- a CDS encoding T9SS type A sorting domain-containing protein, with amino-acid sequence MKNIYTLLLVCWAATAALAQDSLQFRLRTDVPVTTSAGPLPDPWSGGLNTPQFSTIDLNKDGHPDLFIFDRMLQKVYTWLAVLEGGNWRYTYAPAYEVFFPADLHDWVLLRDYDCDGQPDIFTSSPLGIRVFRQEAAPAGQLKFALSEETLLYGSRNVNLQMNSSDIPAITDMDGDGDLDIVVAEFSQGYTLEHYRNMQAEEGLPCGTLKYVQQTNWWGNITECEGCNSFSFNAQCRVAAPQHTGHSGSSVLLLDLDADNDKDLLMGALMCNDLVLLPNQGTRDNAAMRSFDTRFPASKPASFNIFPAAYYEDVTFDGIPDLLVAPQSTHDLRDINLAQSTWLYQNKGAENKPVFDFVQDDFLQHQMLDLSEGAFPAFADLDADGDLDLLVGNYAALRNGRYSASISFFKNTGSAASPAFLQVTDDYLNLSFNNFKSINPGFTDLNGDGLLDLVLAYQEAETGKTALRYLPNAGVKGAPMQFNFANLRDIMLLEAGDAPAFFDADEDGDQDLVLGKANGTLAFYRNTGSFEQATFTLENSRVGAIGLEVMLRNLRPAVADVDGDGQSDLLTVDDRGLLSIYRDFTRHLALEAILVPETKVLENDLTGQRHSTRLGKGLSITAAPLGGDANLYLAIGTQGGGLYLLQQTAGNNAVVPDPEAGLTLQVYPNPADRGTREVASVRASAPVTVVVYDVIGRQVYSHGTFTQSHSIPLRALKAGVYVVRARTQSGEQVSAKLLVR